Proteins encoded in a region of the candidate division WOR-3 bacterium genome:
- a CDS encoding deoxyribonuclease IV translates to MRIGFHISIAGGFRNVVERAVERRCTTIQMFSRNPRGWHSKSLDKEDVALFRKAVQKSDIYPVFVHMPYLVNLAASDSKLFKKSVDSLIVDLKRSDLLGARFLIVHIGSSENQKKGIEQMIKGINLAFDKVKNGVILLLENTAGSGNELGCRFEQIKSIIKGINDKKRIGVVIDTAHAFAAGYDLRTRSAVEKTLTEFDKIIGVKRLKLIHLNDSKTECGSHVDRHWHVGKGKIGRGMGYIITHPLLFDKPFIMETPRQSLKDDLLNLRAVEKFLKKA, encoded by the coding sequence ATGAGAATCGGTTTTCACATATCGATCGCCGGCGGCTTCAGGAATGTGGTTGAACGCGCCGTGGAACGCCGCTGTACTACAATCCAGATGTTTTCACGCAATCCCCGGGGATGGCATTCCAAGTCCCTTGACAAAGAAGACGTTGCTCTGTTTCGAAAAGCCGTCCAGAAATCAGATATTTATCCGGTCTTTGTTCATATGCCCTATCTTGTCAATCTCGCCGCATCGGATTCCAAACTCTTTAAGAAATCCGTCGATTCTTTGATTGTGGATTTGAAAAGAAGTGATCTACTCGGTGCGCGGTTCTTAATCGTCCATATCGGTTCGTCTGAAAATCAGAAAAAAGGAATTGAGCAGATGATCAAAGGGATAAATCTCGCCTTTGATAAAGTAAAGAACGGCGTCATCTTACTGCTGGAAAACACCGCCGGTAGTGGAAATGAACTGGGCTGCAGATTCGAGCAGATAAAGAGTATCATTAAGGGAATCAATGACAAGAAGCGGATAGGGGTGGTTATTGACACCGCCCATGCGTTCGCCGCCGGTTATGACCTCAGAACCAGAAGCGCCGTGGAGAAGACCTTAACGGAATTCGACAAAATAATAGGGGTTAAGAGACTGAAGCTAATCCACCTCAATGATTCAAAGACAGAATGCGGCTCGCACGTCGACCGACACTGGCACGTGGGCAAAGGTAAGATAGGCAGGGGAATGGGATATATCATAACCCACCCCCTTCTTTTTGACAAACCTTTTATCATGGAGACACCCCGTCAATCATTAAAGGATGATCTGCTCAACCTGCGCGCCGTTGAAAAATTCCTCAAAAAAGCTTGA